From the genome of Geoglobus ahangari, one region includes:
- a CDS encoding MFS transporter, whose protein sequence is MNRWLYPVLGMIILTMLGGIYTFSLFYHPLQQHYGISSVAPFTLAFSLITLTYSIFIIPAGIIYDRLGPRIPLIAGAFVIFSGYLLASQMKLFEWDVARIQYYVGLGILPGLGIALVDAVPRPLASKWFLDRPGTAIGLVAVGFGIGAAVMTPVITYLLESYGVFRAFALIGLLYFGVIVLCSLPMRDPPVKRGEESLDFSLGMVARDIRFYRLWFAFFLSSFAGLMVIGNAAPILRKGAEKVPELAGLVALFLIVTSLANAGGRFAWGVVLDRLGVFRALRLNFVLSAIASILLAYLYSSYLVFPLASVVYANYGGVLAMFPAAVSIYFGKKYAGRIYGAIFTAWGFSGLLAPYVGGLIRDMTGEYVYAFYLALTACVVAILTLKDTG, encoded by the coding sequence ATGAACCGCTGGCTCTACCCGGTTCTAGGAATGATTATCCTGACAATGCTCGGTGGAATATACACCTTTAGCCTTTTCTACCATCCCCTGCAGCAACATTATGGGATTTCCAGCGTGGCACCGTTCACCCTCGCCTTCTCACTCATAACCCTCACCTACTCGATATTCATAATTCCAGCAGGCATAATCTACGACAGACTCGGCCCGAGGATACCGCTGATAGCCGGGGCCTTTGTGATCTTCTCCGGATACCTGCTTGCAAGCCAGATGAAGTTGTTTGAGTGGGACGTTGCGAGGATACAGTACTACGTTGGCCTTGGGATCCTCCCCGGGCTTGGAATCGCTCTGGTTGATGCTGTGCCGAGGCCTCTTGCATCGAAGTGGTTCCTCGACAGGCCCGGAACTGCCATCGGGCTTGTGGCGGTCGGATTCGGGATTGGGGCTGCTGTGATGACGCCCGTCATAACATACCTGCTCGAGAGCTACGGAGTCTTCAGGGCGTTTGCCCTGATTGGACTGCTGTACTTCGGAGTTATAGTGCTATGTTCTCTCCCTATGAGGGATCCGCCTGTCAAAAGGGGGGAGGAGTCTCTGGATTTCAGCCTCGGAATGGTCGCAAGAGATATCAGGTTCTACAGGCTCTGGTTCGCGTTTTTCCTCTCCTCATTCGCTGGACTCATGGTGATCGGCAACGCTGCCCCAATACTGAGGAAGGGGGCTGAGAAGGTTCCGGAGCTCGCCGGGCTAGTTGCCCTCTTTCTGATAGTAACATCCCTCGCCAACGCTGGCGGGAGGTTTGCCTGGGGGGTCGTGCTCGACAGGCTCGGCGTCTTCAGGGCCCTGAGACTGAACTTTGTCTTATCCGCTATCGCATCTATCCTCCTTGCATACCTGTACTCGAGCTACCTCGTGTTTCCGCTCGCGTCTGTAGTTTACGCCAACTACGGCGGTGTGCTGGCGATGTTTCCGGCAGCGGTCTCGATATACTTCGGGAAGAAGTACGCAGGGAGAATATACGGAGCAATATTCACTGCTTGGGGATTCTCCGGGCTGCTCGCCCCGTATGTAGGGGGACTGATAAGGGACATGACTGGTGAGTATGTGTACGCGTTTTATCTGGCGCTCACTGCATGCGTTGTGGCGATCTTGACACTCAAAGATACGGGTTGA
- a CDS encoding HepT-like ribonuclease domain-containing protein, whose product MRRDYRLFLKDIIEAMEAIESFVGDMGYEGFVKNDLVRSAVVRKLEIIGEAAKNIPDDIRERYPLLPWKRMAGMRDRLIHAYFGVDYKLVWDAIKYEIPRLKPEIIKILEELDD is encoded by the coding sequence ATGAGAAGGGACTACAGACTCTTTCTAAAAGACATAATTGAAGCGATGGAAGCCATAGAATCTTTTGTTGGAGATATGGGCTATGAGGGTTTTGTTAAAAATGATCTTGTCAGGAGTGCGGTTGTGAGGAAATTGGAGATTATTGGTGAGGCGGCTAAAAACATTCCGGATGACATCAGGGAAAGATATCCTTTGCTTCCTTGGAAAAGAATGGCTGGAATGAGGGATAGATTAATCCACGCTTATTTTGGAGTTGATTACAAGTTAGTGTGGGATGCCATAAAATATGAGATTCCAAGACTTAAACCTGAAATAATTAAAATCCTTGAAGAATTGGATGACTAA
- a CDS encoding nucleotidyltransferase family protein, translating into MKTLEEIISILKKHRDEIKREFKAEIIGVFGSYARGEGKPDSDIDILVRFMEGATVFDLVGLAEYLEEKLGVRVDIVSERALRPELKDRILKEVVIV; encoded by the coding sequence ATGAAAACACTTGAGGAAATAATAAGCATCCTGAAGAAGCACAGAGATGAAATAAAAAGAGAATTTAAGGCTGAAATAATTGGGGTATTTGGTTCATATGCGCGTGGTGAAGGGAAGCCAGATAGTGACATTGATATCCTCGTCAGGTTCATGGAGGGAGCGACTGTATTCGATCTGGTTGGTCTTGCTGAGTACCTTGAGGAAAAGCTCGGTGTTAGGGTGGATATCGTCTCGGAAAGAGCATTAAGGCCTGAATTGAAAGATAGGATATTGAAAGAGGTTGTAATTGTATGA
- a CDS encoding cytochrome c3 family protein: MSPTKTLLVTIAFFALSVVMLLETPSLFVSQHTFVDLSGSQNDINCTSCHPQIADELAKSQIHSNFACEECHRIKQTAYGVTITYAEADSTSWVAGKEAHAAYVPRCLDCHGGNGQYIDYLGQTKTAPVARAFNTTPIPDYVAHKNFVEWANQSGIAIGENEACLACHTNFSVQITYRYFWNMTYTKDSGWNLVFDPLTDVNGTRTYEVSLPRSGGKHEWVAASFNDPNFCIKCHKNIYDSLVNGTLGTERQNLIHAPVEIDPYEHGSSSGGDGWGDNNNWGHLRYHYINGTYRSSWVNTTYCLECHNVEEYRNLNPDADLTYDLQNVSLDTNSLRVHVAEKLTCLTCHGYGKTKEAIMDPVSSAMVTTSDHMNFLNQTVTLPNSFVGNICMGCHAAGNHYSNVDFGQCSWCHGSGGYGTRWDIYYCNRCHARSGITYSASITFNVESEPTGNVTWN, from the coding sequence ATGAGCCCGACTAAGACTCTCTTGGTGACAATCGCATTCTTCGCCCTCAGCGTAGTCATGCTTCTCGAAACGCCATCTCTGTTCGTCAGCCAGCACACCTTCGTGGATCTCAGTGGCTCTCAGAACGACATCAACTGCACCTCCTGCCACCCCCAGATTGCAGATGAACTCGCAAAATCACAAATTCACTCCAACTTTGCATGCGAGGAATGCCACAGGATCAAGCAGACAGCGTATGGTGTGACAATCACGTATGCTGAAGCCGACTCCACCAGCTGGGTCGCAGGAAAAGAAGCCCACGCAGCCTACGTGCCAAGATGCCTTGACTGCCACGGGGGAAACGGTCAGTACATCGACTACCTCGGACAAACAAAAACCGCACCGGTTGCAAGAGCGTTCAACACCACACCCATTCCAGACTATGTTGCTCACAAGAACTTCGTGGAATGGGCAAACCAGAGCGGAATAGCTATTGGAGAGAATGAAGCCTGCCTTGCATGCCACACGAACTTCAGCGTGCAGATAACTTACAGGTACTTCTGGAACATGACGTACACGAAGGACTCGGGATGGAACCTCGTCTTCGATCCCCTCACAGACGTCAACGGGACGAGAACGTACGAGGTATCCCTGCCGAGATCTGGGGGTAAGCACGAGTGGGTTGCCGCGAGTTTTAACGATCCGAACTTCTGCATAAAGTGCCACAAGAACATCTATGATTCTCTCGTAAACGGGACTCTTGGGACTGAAAGGCAGAATCTCATTCATGCTCCGGTGGAGATAGACCCTTATGAACACGGTAGTTCATCTGGAGGGGATGGTTGGGGCGATAACAACAACTGGGGACATTTGAGATACCACTACATAAATGGAACCTACAGGAGCTCTTGGGTGAACACCACTTACTGCCTCGAGTGTCACAATGTTGAGGAGTATCGCAATCTTAATCCAGACGCTGACCTGACTTACGATCTGCAAAACGTCTCACTTGACACGAACTCCTTGAGAGTGCATGTGGCTGAAAAACTGACGTGTCTGACCTGCCACGGGTACGGAAAAACCAAAGAAGCAATTATGGATCCAGTCTCCAGTGCAATGGTCACAACATCTGATCACATGAACTTTCTCAATCAGACTGTCACGCTCCCCAATTCGTTTGTGGGTAACATCTGCATGGGCTGCCATGCGGCTGGGAATCATTACTCGAATGTAGACTTTGGCCAATGTTCATGGTGTCATGGAAGTGGCGGATATGGAACTCGGTGGGATATTTATTATTGTAATCGCTGCCACGCTAGAAGCGGAATAACATATTCAGCAAGTATAACCTTCAATGTGGAATCTGAACCGACTGGAAACGTCACTTGGAATTAG
- a CDS encoding cytochrome c3 family protein, whose protein sequence is MKAWKGALVLIIAASVMAIAIQQTPSILLGQHYFVNLNSNQNDINCTSCHPQIADELAKSQIHSNFACEECHRVKQTAEGKTITYAEQKAGPRTIGEEAHAAYVPRCLDCHGGNGQYIDYLGQTKTAPVARAFNTTPIPDYVAHKNFVEWANQSGIAIGENEACLACHTNFSVQITYRYFYDISYRLSNWNLQSFSVNGTREYTIDFNKSGDQGKHEWKAVSLTSQDSWNQSFCIKCHKNIYDALVNGTPNPYDTNEPYITHAPAIIDTEEWNPFYHTLSNDKNIRSLWVNTTYCIQCHNDYKYSLVSQNANPRSQNSANVHAAEAIVCFDCHTGHRTLVDSITNWGLKRVFVGDLCMGCHEAAVHPSSGQCGSCHSKGSRSVYIESEPSGYCINSKW, encoded by the coding sequence ATGAAAGCCTGGAAAGGGGCACTCGTGCTCATCATTGCAGCCTCTGTCATGGCGATAGCCATTCAGCAGACGCCCTCGATACTCTTGGGTCAGCACTACTTCGTTAACCTCAACAGCAACCAGAACGACATCAACTGCACCTCCTGCCACCCCCAGATTGCAGATGAACTCGCAAAATCACAAATTCACTCCAACTTTGCATGCGAGGAATGCCACAGGGTCAAGCAAACTGCAGAGGGAAAAACAATAACCTACGCAGAGCAGAAAGCAGGACCGAGAACAATTGGTGAAGAAGCCCACGCAGCCTACGTGCCAAGATGCCTTGACTGCCACGGGGGAAACGGTCAGTACATCGACTACCTCGGACAAACAAAAACCGCACCGGTTGCAAGAGCGTTCAACACCACACCCATTCCAGACTATGTTGCTCACAAGAACTTCGTGGAATGGGCAAACCAGAGCGGAATAGCTATTGGAGAGAATGAAGCCTGCCTTGCATGCCACACGAACTTCAGCGTGCAGATAACTTACAGGTACTTTTACGACATCTCTTACAGACTGTCGAACTGGAATCTCCAGAGTTTCAGTGTTAATGGGACGAGGGAATACACGATAGACTTCAACAAAAGTGGTGATCAGGGTAAGCACGAGTGGAAGGCTGTGAGTCTTACCTCTCAGGACTCATGGAACCAGAGCTTCTGCATAAAATGTCACAAAAATATCTATGATGCTCTTGTGAACGGGACACCAAATCCCTACGATACCAATGAGCCCTACATCACACACGCTCCGGCTATAATTGATACTGAGGAGTGGAACCCCTTTTACCACACCCTGTCCAATGATAAGAACATACGAAGCTTGTGGGTCAACACCACATATTGCATTCAGTGTCACAACGATTACAAGTACAGTCTGGTGTCTCAAAATGCCAATCCGAGAAGTCAAAACTCCGCGAATGTACATGCGGCGGAGGCAATAGTGTGTTTTGACTGTCACACCGGTCACCGGACGCTCGTTGACAGCATAACCAACTGGGGACTCAAACGAGTTTTTGTAGGAGATCTCTGCATGGGCTGTCATGAGGCGGCGGTTCATCCTTCTAGTGGCCAGTGTGGTTCATGCCATTCCAAGGGTTCCAGGTCTGTGTATATCGAATCTGAGCCAAGTGGATATTGCATCAATTCAAAATGGTGA